Proteins co-encoded in one Planctomycetota bacterium genomic window:
- the rsmH gene encoding 16S rRNA (cytosine(1402)-N(4))-methyltransferase RsmH, translated as MHEPVLSDEVIGLLRIRPGGLYVDATLGLGGHAERIVALGGRVLGIEWDDEAAARAAERLGPAAEVVRDSFANLPSILESRNVSVVDGILADLGVSSLQLDTASRGFSFLREGPLDMRMSPRIRRTAADLLRELGERDLERILREYGEEPRARRIAAALVQERGKPGSDILASTRALGEFVARLTRRRGRIHPATRVFQALRIAVNDELENLKKFLAVFDKYLGAGARCCVIAFHSLEDRLVKRAFREKEKEGLRIVTRKPLRPSREEVRRNPRARSARLRAIERPGA; from the coding sequence GATCGGGCTCCTGCGGATCCGCCCGGGCGGACTGTACGTGGACGCCACGCTCGGTCTGGGCGGACACGCGGAGCGGATCGTGGCGCTCGGGGGGCGCGTCCTCGGCATCGAGTGGGATGACGAGGCCGCGGCGCGCGCGGCGGAGCGGCTGGGGCCGGCCGCCGAAGTCGTTCGCGACTCGTTCGCGAACCTCCCGTCGATCCTTGAAAGTCGGAACGTGAGCGTCGTCGACGGCATCCTGGCCGATCTGGGCGTGTCGTCGTTGCAGTTGGACACCGCTTCGAGGGGGTTCAGCTTCCTCCGGGAAGGTCCTCTGGACATGCGCATGTCGCCGCGGATCCGGAGGACGGCGGCGGACCTGCTCCGGGAGCTTGGAGAGAGGGACCTGGAGCGGATCCTGCGGGAGTACGGCGAGGAGCCGCGCGCCCGCCGAATCGCGGCCGCCCTGGTGCAGGAGAGGGGGAAACCGGGGAGCGACATCCTGGCATCGACCCGGGCGCTGGGGGAGTTCGTGGCGCGCCTGACCCGCCGGCGCGGACGAATTCATCCGGCGACCCGGGTCTTCCAGGCCCTCCGGATCGCCGTCAACGACGAGCTGGAAAACCTCAAGAAGTTCCTGGCGGTTTTCGATAAGTATCTGGGAGCCGGGGCGCGGTGCTGCGTGATCGCGTTCCACTCCCTGGAGGACCGCCTGGTGAAGCGGGCCTTCCGCGAGAAGGAGAAGGAAGGGCTGCGGATCGTCACCCGCAAGCCCCTCCGGCCCTCGCGCGAGGAGGTCCGGCGCAACCCGCGCGCCCGGAGCGCGCGGCTGCGCGCGATCGAGCGGCCCGGAGCGTGA
- a CDS encoding penicillin-binding protein 2 — MSASPGPGERRPAPVDAGARRRAGAVAVLAAALFLFLLGRLFSIQVVGHETYRGKREAQTRGTVVVETPAGTLRDARGQILAVSVPVESVWADPSALDDRPAAARLLAQALGMRPETVLERLSREERRFVWIKRKIAPQEADRVRKLLKEPPFASRDRRAAPALGLATEFARRYPQGPVLSHILGFRSEDEESHEGLERALARVLEGGRRAASVEVDGLRRPLGGPSLEAPPDAVLTIDLLLQRIVEEELDAACAEHRPDWASVVAMDPRTGAILALANRPGFDPNDPAAAPGAARRNRAVVDPYEPGSTLKPFLAAYALDLGLVTPETTFDCENGLWKHGPRLLHDHHPYGRLTLAEVIKYSSNIGAAKLGALTLGRARLHECMARWGFGSRTGVDLPAEDQGRLFPLSRWSVYSDTSVPMGHEIAVTPLQLVTAMSAVASGGTLHRPFVVRRVVGADGAVLHEGHPVAARRVIGSRAAAQMVEILADTVRDGTGKKAQVPGVTVAGKTGTTQKVDPQTKRYTRERYISSFVGFAPAEEPRICIAVVIDEPKGGAYYGGAVAAPVVGRILQRGLVHVP; from the coding sequence ATGAGCGCCTCCCCCGGCCCTGGAGAGAGGAGGCCCGCCCCGGTCGACGCCGGCGCCCGCCGCCGCGCCGGCGCCGTCGCCGTCCTGGCCGCGGCGCTTTTCCTTTTCCTCCTCGGACGCCTCTTTTCCATCCAGGTCGTCGGCCACGAAACCTATCGGGGAAAGCGCGAAGCCCAGACCCGCGGCACCGTCGTCGTGGAAACCCCCGCCGGAACCCTCCGCGACGCCCGCGGGCAGATCCTGGCCGTTTCCGTCCCCGTCGAGTCGGTGTGGGCCGATCCCTCCGCCCTGGACGACCGCCCCGCGGCCGCGCGACTCCTGGCGCAGGCGCTCGGAATGCGCCCCGAGACGGTCCTCGAACGCCTCTCGCGCGAAGAACGACGGTTCGTGTGGATCAAGCGCAAGATCGCGCCCCAGGAGGCCGACCGCGTCCGCAAGCTCCTCAAGGAGCCGCCGTTTGCGTCCAGGGACCGCCGCGCGGCGCCGGCCCTGGGGCTGGCCACCGAGTTCGCCCGCCGCTACCCGCAGGGACCCGTCCTCTCCCATATCCTGGGTTTCCGCAGCGAGGACGAGGAGTCCCACGAAGGTCTCGAACGCGCCCTGGCCCGCGTGCTCGAAGGCGGCCGGCGCGCCGCCTCCGTGGAGGTCGACGGCCTGCGGCGGCCTCTGGGCGGACCCTCCCTCGAAGCGCCCCCGGACGCCGTCCTCACGATCGACCTCCTCCTCCAGCGGATCGTCGAGGAGGAATTGGACGCGGCCTGCGCGGAACACCGTCCGGACTGGGCTTCAGTCGTGGCGATGGATCCCCGGACGGGCGCGATCCTCGCGCTGGCCAACCGGCCGGGGTTCGACCCCAACGATCCGGCCGCGGCGCCCGGCGCGGCGCGGCGCAACCGGGCCGTGGTGGATCCCTACGAGCCCGGTTCCACCCTCAAGCCGTTCCTGGCGGCGTACGCGCTCGACCTGGGCCTGGTGACGCCCGAGACGACGTTCGACTGCGAAAACGGCCTGTGGAAGCACGGGCCGCGCCTCCTGCATGATCATCATCCGTACGGAAGGCTCACCCTCGCCGAGGTCATCAAGTACTCCTCCAACATCGGCGCGGCCAAGCTCGGGGCGCTGACGTTGGGGCGCGCCCGCCTTCACGAGTGCATGGCCCGGTGGGGCTTCGGCTCCCGGACGGGCGTGGACCTTCCGGCCGAGGACCAGGGGCGTCTCTTCCCGCTTTCGCGCTGGAGCGTCTATTCGGACACCTCCGTCCCCATGGGACACGAGATCGCGGTGACTCCTCTTCAGCTCGTGACGGCCATGAGCGCCGTGGCCTCGGGAGGGACGCTGCACCGGCCGTTCGTCGTGCGCCGCGTCGTGGGGGCCGACGGCGCGGTCCTCCACGAGGGGCATCCCGTGGCGGCGCGGCGCGTGATCGGTTCCCGCGCGGCCGCTCAGATGGTGGAGATCCTGGCCGACACGGTCCGCGACGGCACCGGGAAAAAGGCCCAGGTGCCCGGCGTGACGGTCGCCGGAAAGACGGGAACCACCCAGAAGGTGGACCCGCAGACGAAGCGCTACACCCGCGAACGGTACATCAGCTCCTTCGTCGGATTCGCGCCGGCGGAGGAGCCGCGCATCTGCATCGCGGTCGTGATCGACGAGCCCAAGGGGGGTGCGTACTACGGCGGGGCGGTCGCCGCCCCCGTGGTGGGACGGATCCTCCAGCGGGGGCTCGTCCACGTGCCGTAA
- a CDS encoding UDP-N-acetylmuramoyl-L-alanyl-D-glutamate--2,6-diaminopimelate ligase yields MSEEPRRSIPAWLRHIYLYTARIQYPRRREGGRKMGVRLSALLEGLAGECLHFREAEIHDVTCDSRQVQPGTLFVAVPGTRQDGAAFVDEAIRRGAVAIVAEKSVPSCPVPVLVVPEARAALADLAARFHGHPTARLNVVGVTGTNGKTTTTFLVRSILEAAGQKTGLLGTIQHAIGSRVLPSDNTTPGADTLQRHFAEMVRAGCGAAAMEVSSHALDQGRVRGVRFAAAIFTNLTRDHLDYHPTFEHYRDAKGKLFEMLSPKSIAALNADDPVSELYAARTPARVRTYALKRPADVTAAVELVTFHGTRLVLRAGGEEVRVHTRLIGTHNVYNILGAAAAAWGMGYDLEVIKAGVENLAAVPGRLEPVDAGQDFAVLVDYAHTDDALRNVLGCLRPLVRGRLIVVFGCGGDRDRGKRPKMGRVAAELADQVILTSDNPRSESPTAILSDILAGVPDRERRKVLLEPDRRDAIKMAVSLARKDDAVLIAGKGHETVQIFRDRTAGFDDRLVAREVLGEVVGSR; encoded by the coding sequence ATGAGCGAAGAACCTCGGCGGTCGATTCCGGCGTGGCTGCGCCACATTTATCTCTATACCGCCCGGATCCAGTATCCGCGGCGCCGAGAGGGGGGAAGGAAAATGGGCGTCCGGTTGAGCGCGCTTCTCGAGGGGCTGGCCGGCGAGTGCCTCCACTTCCGGGAGGCCGAAATCCACGACGTCACCTGCGATTCGCGCCAGGTCCAGCCGGGAACTCTTTTTGTGGCCGTGCCCGGCACGCGGCAGGACGGAGCCGCTTTCGTGGACGAGGCGATCCGCCGCGGGGCGGTCGCCATCGTCGCCGAAAAGTCCGTCCCGAGCTGCCCCGTTCCCGTCCTCGTCGTTCCGGAGGCCCGCGCGGCCCTGGCCGATCTGGCGGCGCGGTTCCACGGACACCCCACGGCGCGCCTGAACGTCGTGGGCGTCACGGGCACCAACGGCAAGACCACGACGACCTTCCTGGTCCGTTCGATCCTCGAGGCCGCCGGCCAGAAGACGGGGCTCCTGGGGACGATCCAGCACGCGATCGGCTCGCGCGTCCTGCCGAGCGACAATACGACGCCGGGGGCGGACACGCTCCAGCGTCACTTCGCCGAGATGGTCCGGGCGGGCTGCGGCGCCGCGGCGATGGAGGTCTCCTCCCACGCGCTCGACCAGGGGCGCGTCCGCGGCGTGCGCTTCGCGGCCGCGATCTTCACGAACCTCACCCGCGATCACCTGGACTACCATCCGACGTTCGAGCACTACCGCGACGCCAAGGGGAAGCTCTTCGAGATGCTCTCCCCGAAATCGATCGCGGCGCTCAACGCGGACGATCCGGTCTCCGAGCTTTACGCCGCGCGCACGCCGGCGCGCGTCCGGACCTACGCGCTCAAGCGTCCGGCGGACGTCACGGCCGCCGTGGAGCTCGTCACGTTCCACGGGACGCGGCTCGTCCTGCGGGCCGGCGGGGAGGAAGTCCGCGTCCACACGCGGCTCATCGGAACCCACAACGTCTACAACATCCTGGGCGCGGCGGCCGCCGCGTGGGGCATGGGCTACGACCTCGAGGTCATCAAGGCCGGGGTGGAGAACCTCGCCGCGGTTCCCGGCCGCCTGGAGCCCGTGGACGCCGGCCAGGACTTCGCCGTGCTCGTGGATTACGCGCACACGGACGACGCCCTCCGCAACGTTCTCGGGTGCCTGCGCCCGCTCGTCCGGGGCCGCCTGATCGTCGTCTTCGGCTGCGGCGGCGACCGGGACCGGGGCAAGCGGCCGAAGATGGGCCGCGTCGCCGCGGAACTGGCCGACCAGGTGATCCTGACGAGCGACAATCCGCGCTCGGAGAGTCCCACGGCGATCCTGTCGGACATCCTGGCGGGAGTGCCCGACCGGGAGCGCCGGAAGGTCCTCCTGGAGCCGGACCGCCGGGACGCCATCAAAATGGCCGTTTCCCTGGCGCGCAAGGACGACGCCGTGCTCATCGCCGGCAAGGGGCACGAAACGGTGCAGATTTTCCGGGACCGGACGGCGGGCTTCGACGACCGCCTCGTGGCGCGCGAGGTGCTCGGCGAAGTCGTCGGAAGCCGGTAA
- the murF gene encoding UDP-N-acetylmuramoyl-tripeptide--D-alanyl-D-alanine ligase, with translation MNLARIARVIRGRPDRPLEERTVSGVSTDTRTLRPGDLFFALRGARFDAHDFVAEAFRRGAAAAVVERDPGAAPGPLVFVADAWRALGDLAAAWRMALPARVIAVAGSNGKTTTKDMIAHVLGRDRRVVKAQGSFNNLVGVPLTIFQADARTEAAVLEIGTNRPGEVARLGAIARPDVAVIVSVGAEHLEGLGSIDGVADEETSLLGFLRAGGFAVVHDDPRIRARVRLPAAKTATFGFGQDADFRPERVEREPGGMRFRLRGVEFRLGLLGEWNVQNALAAAAVAAHEGVSLEECARRLADFRGPKMRMERLELAGVTILNDAYNSNPESASRAVREFARLETGGRRIAVMGDMKELGAASAEYHRALGRLLAESGVDVVIGVGPECRALLEAVGEAAQTRGFARVEELRAALGEIVRPGDAVLLKGSRSVGLEQVVKWIGEGAAAPVGSGR, from the coding sequence ATGAATCTGGCGCGGATCGCGCGGGTCATCCGCGGGCGGCCTGACCGGCCTCTCGAGGAGCGGACGGTTTCCGGCGTTTCGACGGACACGCGGACGCTGCGGCCGGGGGACCTGTTCTTCGCGCTGCGCGGGGCGCGGTTCGACGCGCACGACTTCGTGGCCGAGGCGTTCCGCCGGGGGGCGGCCGCCGCGGTCGTGGAGCGCGATCCGGGGGCCGCGCCCGGTCCCCTGGTCTTCGTCGCCGACGCGTGGAGGGCGCTCGGGGACCTGGCCGCCGCGTGGCGCATGGCGCTTCCGGCGCGGGTGATCGCCGTGGCCGGCTCTAACGGCAAGACCACCACCAAGGACATGATCGCCCATGTCCTGGGGCGCGACCGGCGCGTGGTGAAGGCGCAGGGGAGCTTCAACAATCTCGTCGGAGTGCCGCTGACGATCTTCCAGGCGGACGCGCGGACCGAGGCGGCGGTGCTCGAGATCGGCACCAACCGTCCGGGCGAGGTGGCCCGCCTCGGGGCGATCGCCCGGCCGGACGTGGCGGTGATCGTGAGCGTGGGCGCGGAGCACCTGGAAGGCCTGGGCTCGATCGACGGCGTGGCGGACGAGGAGACGTCGCTTCTGGGATTTCTGCGCGCGGGCGGTTTCGCCGTGGTTCACGACGACCCGCGGATCCGGGCGCGGGTGCGGCTGCCGGCGGCGAAGACGGCGACCTTCGGCTTCGGCCAGGACGCGGACTTCCGGCCGGAGCGCGTGGAGCGCGAGCCGGGGGGCATGAGGTTCCGGCTGCGGGGGGTGGAGTTCCGGCTGGGCCTTCTCGGGGAGTGGAACGTGCAGAACGCGCTGGCCGCGGCGGCGGTGGCGGCCCACGAGGGCGTGTCCCTCGAGGAGTGCGCGCGGCGGCTGGCGGACTTCCGCGGGCCGAAGATGAGGATGGAGCGCCTAGAACTGGCGGGGGTGACGATTCTGAACGACGCGTACAACTCGAATCCCGAATCGGCCTCCCGGGCGGTGCGGGAGTTCGCGCGGCTGGAGACGGGCGGCCGGCGGATCGCGGTGATGGGGGACATGAAGGAGCTGGGCGCGGCTTCGGCGGAGTATCACCGGGCGCTGGGGCGGCTTCTGGCGGAAAGCGGCGTGGATGTCGTGATCGGCGTGGGCCCGGAGTGCCGCGCGCTTCTGGAGGCGGTCGGGGAAGCGGCGCAGACCCGCGGGTTCGCGCGCGTGGAGGAGCTGCGGGCGGCTCTCGGCGAGATCGTCCGCCCCGGGGACGCGGTGCTTCTGAAAGGCTCGCGGTCCGTGGGTCTGGAGCAGGTGGTCAAGTGGATCGGGGAGGGAGCGGCGGCGCCGGTGGGCTCCGGCCGGTGA
- the mraY gene encoding phospho-N-acetylmuramoyl-pentapeptide-transferase: MLLWLLGEDFREGITLRAAMAGITAFAACLALGPRVIAWLRARKVGERVEKDDSRRLDELMRQKKGTPTMGGVFIVAAILLSVVLFGNFANPALWVLALVLVGLGAVGAADDYLKLSGRSRTGMRMRTKLLLQVAVSLAAGLGLAGALRATDPQTATKLFTPFGISWDLGVFYPAFVALVLVATTNAVNITDGLDGLAGGCLGISTFAYAVIAYIVGRVDFSAYLELPYVKASAELPVFCTAMLGAVLGFLWFNSHPAQVFMGDSGSLPLGGALGLVACATKQELLLFLVGGVFVIEAFSSLLQILSYKATGRRIFLIAPLHHHFQFRGLPETKITLRFWIVAAVMAVSSLALLKIR, encoded by the coding sequence ATGCTGCTTTGGCTTTTGGGCGAGGACTTCCGGGAAGGGATCACCCTGCGGGCGGCGATGGCGGGGATCACCGCGTTCGCGGCCTGCCTGGCGCTCGGGCCGCGCGTGATCGCCTGGCTGCGGGCCCGCAAGGTCGGGGAGCGGGTCGAAAAGGACGACTCGCGGCGGCTCGACGAGCTCATGCGGCAGAAGAAGGGGACGCCCACGATGGGCGGGGTTTTCATCGTGGCGGCGATCCTCCTGAGCGTGGTTCTCTTCGGCAACTTCGCGAATCCCGCGCTCTGGGTCCTGGCGCTGGTTCTTGTGGGCCTGGGGGCGGTGGGGGCGGCGGACGACTACCTGAAGCTTTCCGGCCGGTCGCGCACGGGAATGCGGATGCGGACGAAGCTTCTGCTGCAGGTGGCCGTGAGCCTGGCGGCGGGACTCGGTCTGGCGGGCGCGCTGCGGGCGACGGATCCCCAGACGGCGACGAAGCTTTTCACGCCCTTCGGGATCTCGTGGGACCTCGGGGTCTTCTATCCGGCGTTCGTGGCGCTGGTGCTCGTGGCCACGACGAACGCCGTCAACATCACCGACGGGCTGGACGGCCTGGCGGGAGGGTGTCTGGGGATCTCCACCTTCGCGTACGCGGTGATCGCGTACATCGTGGGGCGCGTGGACTTCAGCGCGTACCTGGAGCTTCCGTACGTCAAGGCGAGCGCGGAGCTGCCGGTGTTCTGCACTGCGATGCTCGGCGCGGTCCTGGGATTCCTCTGGTTCAACAGCCACCCCGCGCAGGTGTTCATGGGAGATTCGGGGTCCCTGCCTCTGGGGGGCGCGCTCGGGCTGGTGGCGTGCGCGACCAAGCAGGAGCTGCTGCTCTTCCTCGTGGGCGGGGTCTTCGTGATCGAAGCCTTCTCCTCGCTGCTTCAGATCCTGAGCTACAAGGCGACCGGACGGCGGATTTTCCTCATCGCGCCGCTCCACCACCATTTCCAGTTCCGGGGCCTTCCGGAGACGAAGATCACGCTGCGCTTCTGGATCGTGGCGGCGGTGATGGCGGTCTCCAGCCTGGCCCTTCTCAAGATCCGATGA
- the mdh gene encoding malate dehydrogenase, translating into MPRPIVGVVGAGNVGASAALMMLKKDLCDVILCDIPQVEGMPQGKALDMSESRQVDYHDAKAWGTTRVEDLKDCSIVCITAGVPRKPGMTREQLLEVNANIIRDVTGKLKAAGARPILIVVTNPLDVMTYAAIRLTGFPRERVLGMAGVLDSNRFAHFVAEELKVSPKDISAMVLGSHGDTMVAMPRFTTVAGIPITELLPKERIDALAQRTRDGGIEIVNLLKTGSAYYAPGSSIVAMVEAILHDSHRVLPCSVLLKGEYGLDDVVVGVPCKIGEGGLKQILEVRLTPEEDAALKRSAAVVKENIRALKF; encoded by the coding sequence ATGCCCCGTCCGATCGTCGGCGTCGTCGGCGCCGGAAACGTCGGCGCTTCCGCGGCCCTCATGATGCTCAAGAAGGATCTCTGCGACGTGATCCTGTGCGATATCCCCCAGGTGGAGGGCATGCCCCAGGGCAAAGCCCTCGACATGTCCGAATCGCGCCAGGTGGATTACCACGACGCCAAGGCGTGGGGCACCACGCGGGTCGAGGATCTCAAGGACTGCTCGATCGTCTGCATCACCGCGGGCGTTCCCCGCAAACCCGGGATGACCCGCGAGCAGCTCCTCGAGGTCAACGCGAACATCATCCGGGACGTGACCGGAAAGCTCAAGGCGGCCGGCGCCCGCCCGATTCTCATCGTCGTGACGAACCCCCTCGACGTCATGACCTACGCCGCGATCCGCCTGACGGGGTTTCCGCGCGAGCGGGTCCTGGGCATGGCCGGCGTTCTGGATTCCAACCGGTTCGCGCATTTCGTGGCCGAGGAGCTCAAGGTCTCCCCGAAGGACATCTCCGCGATGGTCCTGGGCTCCCACGGCGACACGATGGTGGCGATGCCGCGCTTCACGACGGTCGCCGGCATTCCCATCACGGAACTCCTTCCGAAGGAGCGGATCGACGCGCTGGCGCAGAGGACCCGCGACGGCGGGATCGAGATCGTGAACCTCCTCAAGACCGGGAGCGCCTACTACGCCCCGGGCAGCTCCATCGTCGCGATGGTCGAAGCGATCCTCCACGACTCCCATCGGGTGCTCCCGTGCTCGGTGCTCCTCAAGGGCGAGTACGGGCTGGACGACGTCGTGGTCGGGGTTCCATGCAAGATCGGGGAAGGCGGGCTGAAGCAGATCCTCGAGGTTCGCCTGACGCCCGAGGAGGACGCCGCCCTCAAGCGCTCCGCGGCCGTCGTCAAGGAAAACATCCGGGCGCTCAAGTTCTGA
- a CDS encoding efflux transporter outer membrane subunit yields MAPVARITTARAVLLAGALLAGCAQAPPFDPPAPPVEAPPTWASGPTPPGAPRPDWWKTFGDPRLEALIEEGVRRSFSLRAAAARVEAALALARIAGADRLPQASLGAQAARQKQVFVGLEIPGFDDVLASRSSVYAFSLDLSWEIDLWGRVRSAQAAALADVQAQEADFEGARLSLEGQVARAYFAAVESRLQAALARRTLESYRATTARIEERFRLGLRPALDVALARTAETGAESALRLREEEHALAARRLEALVARYPRGAVETAESLPPLPDPPPAGLPSELVTRRPDLAAAERRLAAAGLRVEEARAALYPRLSLTGSAGQTSSELRDLLDGDFSVWRIGANLLQPLFQGGRLRAGVELARSRTEEALALYAAQALRAFEEVESALAAEQALARREEALRKGLADARAALDQAERRYLAGLTDLLTLQESQRRLYDIESQILAVVRRRLDTRVQLHLALGGGFSWPRG; encoded by the coding sequence TTGGCACCGGTCGCACGTATCACGACCGCCCGGGCGGTCCTCCTCGCTGGCGCGCTCCTGGCCGGATGTGCGCAGGCTCCCCCGTTCGACCCTCCCGCGCCGCCGGTCGAGGCGCCCCCGACGTGGGCTTCCGGCCCGACTCCGCCGGGCGCTCCCCGACCGGACTGGTGGAAGACCTTCGGCGATCCTCGTCTGGAGGCGCTGATCGAAGAGGGCGTCCGCCGGAGCTTCAGCCTGCGGGCCGCGGCGGCGCGCGTCGAGGCCGCGCTCGCTTTGGCCCGTATCGCCGGCGCGGACCGGCTCCCCCAGGCCTCCCTCGGCGCCCAGGCCGCGCGCCAGAAGCAGGTCTTCGTGGGCCTCGAGATTCCGGGCTTCGACGACGTCCTGGCCAGCCGCAGCTCGGTGTACGCGTTCTCGCTGGACCTCAGCTGGGAGATCGACCTCTGGGGCCGGGTCCGCAGCGCGCAGGCCGCCGCCCTGGCCGACGTCCAGGCCCAGGAGGCCGACTTCGAGGGGGCTCGGCTCTCCCTGGAAGGCCAGGTCGCGCGCGCCTACTTCGCGGCCGTCGAATCGCGCCTCCAGGCGGCGCTCGCCCGGCGCACGCTGGAGAGCTACCGGGCCACGACCGCGCGGATCGAGGAGCGCTTCCGCCTCGGCCTGCGGCCGGCGCTCGACGTGGCGCTCGCGCGGACCGCCGAAACGGGAGCCGAGTCGGCCCTCCGCCTGCGCGAAGAGGAACACGCCCTGGCGGCCCGGAGGCTCGAAGCCCTGGTCGCGCGTTATCCGCGCGGCGCCGTCGAAACCGCCGAGTCGCTTCCGCCCCTGCCGGATCCGCCCCCGGCGGGACTGCCCTCGGAACTTGTGACGCGCCGGCCGGACCTGGCCGCCGCGGAGCGGCGTCTGGCGGCGGCGGGCCTGCGCGTCGAGGAAGCCCGCGCCGCGCTCTACCCGCGGCTCAGCCTCACGGGATCCGCCGGACAGACGAGCAGCGAGCTGCGGGATCTCCTCGACGGCGACTTCAGCGTCTGGAGGATCGGCGCCAATCTGCTCCAGCCCCTGTTCCAAGGAGGGCGTCTCCGTGCCGGCGTGGAGCTGGCCCGCTCCCGGACGGAGGAGGCGCTGGCCCTCTACGCCGCCCAGGCCCTGCGGGCCTTCGAGGAGGTGGAGTCCGCGCTCGCCGCCGAGCAGGCCCTGGCCCGGCGGGAAGAGGCGCTCCGAAAGGGTTTGGCGGACGCTCGAGCCGCCCTGGACCAGGCCGAACGCCGTTATCTGGCGGGTTTGACGGATCTTCTCACGCTTCAGGAGTCCCAGCGGCGCCTTTACGACATCGAAAGCCAAATCCTCGCGGTCGTGCGCCGGCGCCTCGACACCCGGGTCCAGCTTCACCTCGCGCTCGGGGGAGGGTTCTCATGGCCGAGGGGATAA
- a CDS encoding efflux RND transporter periplasmic adaptor subunit — MAEGISLRRRAAGVLIGLALLAAGAAAFFVLVRTAPRPEARPSEPALPLVRVAPLEPSDLRVTVTSYGTVTPRTETLLAAEVAGRIVEIAPALAGGGSFRAGDVLVRLERRDYELARTRARAALAQARMKLALERAAARVAEEEWKLYGKGEPDPLVLRRPQVAEAEAAVAGAEAALEQAERDLARTEVTAPYDGRVREKLADVGRYVLPGTALARVYADDAAEVRLSVSLEEAGLLDLPASFGAPGPAVALRHRLRGERREWAGRVVRVEAEVDPRTRTMHLVARVDRPRGADGNGPPLLPGLFVEAEIEGKVVSRAYEVPRFALREGNRLIVVDRDSRLRLRAVEVVRAGVRTAILRGGLERGDRVCLSPLEAPVDGMAVRTVEEER; from the coding sequence ATGGCCGAGGGGATAAGCCTCCGCCGCCGCGCGGCGGGAGTTCTGATCGGACTGGCCCTTCTGGCCGCCGGCGCCGCGGCGTTCTTCGTCCTCGTCCGTACCGCGCCGCGTCCCGAGGCGCGCCCTTCGGAGCCGGCCCTGCCGCTCGTGCGCGTGGCGCCCCTGGAGCCCTCGGATCTCCGGGTCACGGTGACGTCCTACGGCACGGTGACCCCGCGCACGGAGACGCTTCTGGCCGCCGAGGTGGCCGGGCGGATCGTGGAGATCGCTCCCGCCCTGGCCGGCGGCGGCTCCTTCCGGGCGGGCGACGTCCTCGTGCGCCTGGAACGGCGGGACTATGAGCTGGCCCGCACGCGCGCCCGCGCGGCCCTCGCGCAGGCGCGCATGAAGCTGGCGCTGGAGCGCGCGGCGGCACGGGTCGCGGAGGAGGAATGGAAGCTCTACGGCAAGGGGGAGCCCGATCCCCTGGTGCTGCGCCGCCCGCAGGTGGCGGAGGCCGAGGCGGCCGTGGCCGGGGCCGAAGCGGCCCTGGAACAGGCCGAACGCGACCTGGCCCGAACCGAGGTAACGGCCCCCTACGACGGGCGGGTGCGGGAAAAGCTCGCCGACGTGGGCCGGTACGTCCTGCCCGGAACGGCGCTGGCCCGCGTTTACGCCGACGACGCCGCCGAGGTCCGGTTGTCGGTCTCGCTCGAGGAGGCCGGGCTCCTGGACCTGCCGGCCTCGTTCGGCGCGCCGGGGCCGGCGGTCGCGCTGCGTCACCGGCTGCGCGGCGAGCGGCGCGAGTGGGCGGGCCGGGTCGTCCGCGTCGAGGCGGAGGTGGACCCGCGGACGCGGACGATGCATCTGGTGGCGCGCGTGGACCGGCCCCGCGGAGCCGATGGAAACGGGCCGCCGCTGCTTCCGGGCCTCTTCGTGGAGGCGGAGATCGAGGGCAAGGTCGTGTCCCGCGCGTACGAAGTTCCCCGCTTCGCGCTGCGCGAGGGGAACCGTCTGATCGTCGTGGACCGCGATTCGCGCCTGCGGTTGCGGGCGGTCGAGGTCGTCCGGGCGGGCGTGCGCACGGCGATTCTGCGGGGGGGCCTGGAACGGGGCGACCGCGTGTGTCTCTCCCCCCTGGAAGCGCCCGTGGACGGAATGGCCGTGCGGACGGTCGAGGAGGAGCGGTGA